The region ggacacgggttcgagccctggtccgggaagatcccgcgtgccacggagcaactaagcccgtgcgccacaactactgagcctgtgctctagagcccacgagccacaactactgaagcccgcatgcctagagcccatgctccgcaacaagagaagccaccgcaatgagaaagcccacgcaccacaacaaagagtagcccctgcttgccccaactaaagaaagcccgcgcgcagcaacgaagacccaacgtagccaaaaataaattaattaaaataaaataaaataaaaataatcactgaACGTCAACTTCAAACTACtcaaaagtcattttaaagaggtgttgaggaaattccctggtggtccggtggttaggactccactttcactgctgagagcacaggttcaatccctggtcagggagctaagatcccgccaGCTGTGCGGCgtggccggggggcgggggggaagggaGTGTTGAGCTTCGCAAAGGGAATGCATAAAAGAATCATGGGCCATGCATGCTTCCCACTACTTTAAGGGAAAAAGCAAAGCTGCCCATCCCACTAATTCAACcccagagaggaagaagagctCTGATACagatcaaagagaaaaattaaggcCATATCCAGGGATCAGAGTACTAGAGTGGACCTTTCCAAAGATGTGTGGAGGGTATCAAAGTTCCCATCCTCCTTCCACGACTCCTCTTCACTCTCCTGGATAGGATAAGCAAGGACAAAGTGGAGCCCAGAGAGTACGGGGCATACAGGTGGCTTCCACATGGTCCAGTTGGCCAAAGAGAGTCTATATACACACTGGGACTAGAGGTTGAAGcggatttttttccctgtaggaTTCCTGAGACCATACATTCTTTGATAAACATGTATGACGGTAGGAGGCAGGATAGAATAGCAGTATGATGGGAAAGCTACAAGGTAACTCCACACTACTCAGTAGTTATGGCCAATAATACAAGTTATCCCTCTTACCATGAAGATGCCAGGAGTCTTAAGTCTTGAACCTTAAAATCagagaaatcataaatatttctctgtataaacaaaaataaatctcattACATATATCCCAAAcatacacagaaacagaaaacgaCTATGGTTTAGGAATAAAAAAGGAGTAAGATAGTAAAATGCAATATTCTGATAAATGTACTGGTTTTCTGTACTAAGCCACTAAACCACTCAAAACTTAGTGAGAGTAAGCAAAACATAAGTACTCCCAACTGATTTTTTTGAATAGATAGAGGCATTTCACTGTATTATATAAGACACAAAAGAGAAGCTTATTCTATGAGTCCCATTGTGATATTTTTTTGAAGTAATGAATCTTGAAAACCTTTCAATAAACATATATGATTTTCTTACTATTTCTTATAGCTTTCTCAAGCaaatgtttactgtgtgccaggtaccttttaagcactttatatataatacatttaatcttcataacgtCCTAGAcagttattattatctccatattATAGGGGTGGGAAATACAGCATAGAGAGGTCAAGTAACATGCCCCAGGTCATGTGTGGAGgactggcatttttaaaaaaattttttaattgaagtatatttggttAGGACTGGCATTCTAATCTAGGTAGTCTGGCTTTGGAGTCTTTTAATCATATTTTCCTCATGATTTTGTTAAGAagcctagggaaaaaaaaatgtgtttagacATAGGAACCTCAGCCCATATACTCACATTAAGGAAGCGGCccacatttccttcttttgtggcATCCAATAAAAACACACTCCCTTTATTGAATTTCTTTAGAGAATCAGATGAAGTATTCTTGGTTTCACTTGGTAACTCTTTATCACAAGAGACCTGCTGGTTTTGACATGCTGGAGATTTTTCCTCTTGGGGCTTTTGTATTTGAATCTCATTCTGATCATCCAGTGTGACTGTTTGGTGACATCTGCCCCCTGGTGGAGTTTCTTCTCTACATTTAGTTATATCTATCACATCTGATTCAATCACAGGGTTGTCTTCAGAATCTTCAGCTTGGTTTGAGCTTGAGTCCTCTAATAAACGTTGTGGAAGGAATTGTCAGGAAATGTAATTGGCTGAGCAACAGTGGTGAGAGTAACAATTCTAATTAAATGCAAGCTGTGCTAATTATTGCTAATCCTTACAATGTATTAAGGTAGACAGTACtccaattttacaaatgaaaacttCAAGCCTCTGAAGGCTTAAGGGATTCACCTAACTAGCAATAGTAATGAGAAGTGGGGTAAGAAACCCAGAAATATCTGACCCCAAAGCCTGCCTTCTTTCTACTACATAACAATGCCTTTTTATGAATCTGTATACATGTTGCTTCCTGTTACTGTATTTAATCTCTACTCCTTAGAAACTGACTTACCTCTCTTCAACTTTGGAATCTGCATTTAAGTGTATTCTAAACAGCTGTAACAGAGAGGGTATTTAGGGAGCACTTTAGGCCTTTAATATACCAATGAAAGGCCTGAGGAGACCCTGATGGAGTCACCCTCTATAAGTCCCAATAGTAATAACTATTGCTATGGGTTTTGTATACATTAATGTTTGGAGTTTTTACTAGATGATCATTCAATAATTACACTTTTACAAACAATAGTACTTTAGAAGAAGATGaactacttatttttcttatcgaataatggaaataattttttgaaaatattcaaaagtatGAATGCATGTCAAATggaataaaatgatttatttttaaaaagtcatttgtgTCACCTAATTCAGTGGCACGAAGAAATTATACTTctctaaaattaatgtttttgatgTAATCATCACTGTTGCTGGCTGCTACTCCTACATGTACTCATATTTTAATCATGGGTTACTTGTGAGCTATAATAGTACATAACTAGTTTTTGTGGTGCCTGCTATATACATTGTAGTAGTCAATGGAAATGACAAAAGAACCAAAAGTAACAGTAGTCGTATGGCTCACATGCATTAAATGGTGATATATCAGAATGTCATCCCAAAATATGCATCTCTGACATAAGGACTATTTTGAGCTAAGGGCAATTAAGTAGCAATACAGGAAAAGCTCAGCCCTCCCCCCATGTGTCTAAAAGCAGGATATAAATTTACAAAGGTGTCCCTCCATCTATAATACTAGGAAGGACAAAAGTTAATTACCAGAGATAACTATAGACCTTTGTCAGCTTGGAGACtgaaccaaagcaatctacatagcATACTTGACTAACTAGCCTTTATCTACCATTGGTTTCACATATATCTGGGTTCCCACAATTTCCACCACGAGATATTCAAggcccttttcctttgtcttgttaTATTCCTCtaaaaatttattgttctttGACTAAGATACTAGATAAGCCAGAGTTCTAAGCCACCTCTCTGAGTTACTCATCTCTGAGTACTCATGTGTTATGTGTATAACATGCATACtaataaacttttgtttttctcttgtcaatctgtcttttgtcagtctaATTTACAGGGCTCTGGCTAGACAGCTTAAGATGGGTAGAAAGAGATTTTCCTCCTCTACAGGTGAAATTATTATAAGTGCCCTTTCTTGATAGACCTTTTCTGTCAAGGAGCTGCCTTGCCTCCCCCAGTCTCCATCCTTTAAGACCAGGTGGGGAGTTGGGGGTGCAGATGCAAGGAAGCCCAAAGGCAGAAGAGGCAATGGTTGGTCAGTTCTTCACAAAGGGTCATGTCTCAGCAATGCCTCTCCACTGAGGGATATATTGAAATGCAAATGAACAAAATCCAAGTTTGTCAGGTTGTAATATTAACCATGGCAGGTCCGGTAACACTGAAAGATAAGCACTCAGGGTAGCAATATTTACACTTTTTGCTAAGCATCCCCTGCAGCAGCACTGGCTGGAATACTGCAGGAGAAtgatgtgtctttatttttaaggagCCTAAACGAAGGGTTAGGAAATAGCTGCATTGGACAATGCTTCCAAAGCCATACATGGACTATGCAGACTTGGAGCTGACCACCCCATTCTCCTGCCACGCATCAAGTCATGGTTGGCATCtggaccaggggtcagcaaacttcttctgtaaggGGCCAAACGGTAAATACTGTAAGCTTTGTGGGCCACATGGTCTCTGTTGTGACTATTCAGTCTGCTGCTCTAGTGTGAAAGTAGACAGAGACAACATGTAAACGAAAGAGTGTGGCTCTGttccaatacaactttatttagGAACACTGAAATTATAATTTCCTATAATTTTCAAGTGTCACAAAGTATTACTTATCTTCCCATTTTTTCTCAGTTattatttaaaaggtaaaaattatcTTAGCTCATAGGCTATACATAAACAGgtagtgggctggatttggcccaccaattatagtttgccaacctctgatcTAAACAAGTAGAAACTCTTGTGATGAATGCCACATTTTTGTTATGGAGTCTGAGAaaatgagccacaagtactgagcaaGAGAGACAAAAAGGCAGAAGAGGCAGGCAATCAGACTGAAACAAAGCCTACCTCTCATTTCCTTGGCTTTAGAGTTCAGATGTACTTGAGTTGGTTTAAATCCACCATTATCTTCTGAGGTGACAGACTCTGAGGAAGTAAAtcccttaaaagaaaacaaggaagatgTCTTTACTTCCtaggtcaggaaaaaaaatttaatttagcaGTAAGGGCTCTTTCATCAAGTGTCAATCTTCACAGGCTATAGCTACTAGATTAGTTTTGAAAGCCTCTCTGAAGTGATGGAGCCCTTATGGCTGTATTTTACTCCTAGGCACTTTAGTGAGCAACAGCTATGAAAATTATAAGGACTGTCAAGACACTCTTTAGGcattataaattcaaaataaaattcaaatacacCTGTCTGTATCCCTCAATTCTGATGCCAGATTATAAATTTGGCTTCAACTATAAGATGTGCAAAGATTAAAAACACTCTTTGGCTAGTTACTTCAAAGAAAAGGTTAAAGGAATTGCCTGTCTCCATGAGTTGCAGACACTGCAGTCACTTTAAATGGTAATGATAACTTTCAAAAAGGGGTATATGCTGAGCACAATGCTTGGTACTCAACTAAGTGCTCCATACATGttgaccattattattattatttatgtactTCAATGGTCAACATGTGTGGAGCACTTAGTTGGGTGTCAAGCATTGTGCTACACAAAGTTTCTGatgtttatctcatttaatcctcttaactCTGAGACAGATACTATTATTCTCattctacagataaagaaatgtAGACAGAGAGATGTCAAGCAGCTAGTAAGCTGCAGTGCTGGAGGGCAAACCCAAGCCTATGTGATCCCCCGGCCCAATCTTTTCATAATCATGTGGTACTGAGGAGGTACCTACTGAATGTTACTAGGCAGAGGGCAAATATTTGCACACCACCTAGggcagagtttttatttttcatcaacaAGCCTTACCGTGAACTACCATTATGTCTGcctgttcttttcttcctgcaTCATTCTGTTTCGAAGTTACAGTCTGACTATTCTTCTCAGTACAGACTGAAAAGTGTACCTTCAGAGGCTATCATGTAAAATGTTGCTTTCTTGATGATTCTTTCATTAGgctgcttctcttctttctcctacaTATCACACCATCTCTCCTTAACTTAAATTACtccatcctttttttcttattatgtaaTACTATCAACTCTTGAACACTTTAGCTTCTTCTACAAATTCTTAGACTGGATAGGTCTCAGTAGAATACACTGTCAGATCATGACCAACATTCTCCTTATATATCTAAGTTGGGAACATGCCAACCACCATGGAAGAtactaagtaaataaaacatagtCCTAACACTTTAACAGCACcacattacaaaataataaaagaaatcctACACATTATTAAGTAACACAATTTGAACTAAGTAATAGTTAATGTTCTCAGAAGGGCACCATCTACATTTTGCAGTTTTTaccatcttttccccattgtgttgAATACTGGCCGTCTTGGTTTTAGGACTTCTAATGACTGAATGATACTGAATTCTTGAAATATTGTtacatttcatttctctgaaaaggaaaaaaaagttattctgtATATCACTAAAAATGCTCTTTATTGTGCCCTGAAATATAGATAGCTTCACTGTTACATAAATATCCATTAGAAATTAATCTAAGTTATAACATCTATGCCTACCCCTCActagaagaaaaaagtataatcatattttaaagtcaatcatttttgaagtatattaaaaaactgaagaaaacctAAGAAAAGCTTTGCAAATAAAacagtaatagaaaataaaaagaactgcaAAAGTTACGACATCCATAAAGAACCTGATTAAAGTCAAagtttttaaaggtaaaactcCACAAATGGAAACTGAGGAAATAAAGTATGTTGGCTAGATTTTCAAATCTAAGTGCCCTAGATTTCTCACAGTGTTAAACTTACAACTGTGAAGCAAGTTGACATACAGGATATACATAGGAGTGGAAgtggaaagtaagaaagaaagatgaaagagaaagaactaCTCTTGATCAATAGTATACAGCATAGATCAATCTTGATTGGGTTCATAAGATCTCACTCACATAATGGGCTCTTTGGGATTATTATGGAGCTTAGGTGGACACTCCTCAGTCACAGCACTTCTAGGATATGTCTCCAGTTCTAATGGGATAACTTCAACCTCACAATCTGCAActtctattttcctcttttttgaaaacatatttttcataatattctcttcttttccattttcatcaATAGCATCAGAATTCTCAGTGTTAGATCTGCTTAGTAATCTTcctaaaagaaaaaggtaaaagagcttaacacaacaaaaaataacacaattaCTAGCAACAAAAGGGCATCTCTTCTGCTCCGTTACTAAAGAACCCTATAGGGTATACCTTATTTCTAGAATGAAGATAAACACTAACTCATCCTAGAAAGctattgtaagaaataatatataaaagacCAAGAAGAGATTTCGTATCTCCCAGTACATGAAAAAATACAGGGCGTCAAAAAGAAGTATTTGTCTGTTGTGGTATAACATGAAAGAGAAGAGATTTAGCtacaataatataaaacaaaaatacagatcaGAAAGCATTCTAGAAAATTAGAGAGGTGAACTCTAGTCTTAAAATTTCAGCTTTTGTGTCTAGTTATAAATGCTTTATCATTTAAAACCTTTACTCTTTTTATAAAGTGACCTATTTAAATCTGTAGTGATATGTGCCTATTCTCATATTAAGCCCTAGTGTAATTAAAATCTTCACCTGAAGCTTACGCATTTTCTTTCAAGGAACTCAAAATTATAGTTAACAAGTCAAAATTAGCAACTAGATCAGAGAGATAATTTAGGTGCATTTTCTAGCAATGCAGATAAAGCCAATGAATGATACTTTCTGGACACGATTTGGCATTTTACGGGCAGCATCAAAGAGTTATTTTGAGAAATACGAAAGATGAATTGTCTAGGTAAGTTGTGTAGTATGTGTGTCTGTAAGTGGTATGTGGTAGGGATCCAGGTGTGACTATTCTGAACTCTGATAATTCTTGCCCTCACTGAAGTGAACCTGGAATTTCAGATGAGGAGGGTTGCTCTAGTCCCTGCTGCCTAGCACATTTCCTTTAGATGGCGTTGAGAGTCGTGTTTCTCCAACCTTTCTCATTTCATGGTACGCACAGAAAGTGAGGATTTTTGCCTGACACTCTGGGGTAAAAGGAAGAGACAACTAGAGACCAACGTGTCTGGCCTGTGGGATATGGCCTGAAAGAATCAGTAATTGCACAACTGTAACACACTGGTTGGAAACTTTCACTCAGAACATGGGCAACTCTCTTGAGTACCTGAAATGGAGTGAACTGCTTTGCCTGAATCATCATCTGAAGGTATTTATTACAATGTTAACCTATTAAATTCTAATAGCTCAAGACACTGAACAAGACAGTCTTTGATTAATAATCTTTATCTTAGCAAATCAGTCATTTAGATTTCCTATTTAAATAGGAAGCTTTCTTACCTTACCCCAAAGCATCTGCAGCCACAGAGACCAAAAAATGTGCCTCACACAATAACCCAAGTTTTATCCCTTAGCCTTTCTTTTCTGGAACACCTGATACCTCCTCCTAAGGCATTTCATCCCTTCAGTGCTCAATTTCCCAGTCACCTGTCTTCCTCTGATGCTCCTCCTATATATTGTTGCTCTTGTCCTTGCTATAAGATCTCAGTGGCCCTGACTAGTAAAATGGAGATTCAGAAATGTAGATCTTACTATAGAGTAATGTGAAAGTAAACCTTTGCTTTACCTGAATAGATGCAAACAAACGTCCCTCTGTCAATGTCATCTAGGCAGCGTACTCCCCATCCCTTCTTCTCAGTTTTGAATACTTGTAGCCTCACTTGAGGTCCATGTTGGACAACTCGGTTTTGACACATTCGTCGATTACATTTGCACAACAGGCTGCATTCATAAATGCTGTCAATAAAACatacaagagaaaaatcaatcagaCATCTTAAATTAAAAGCATAAGCACTTTATATTGCTACGTCACTAATAATTACCAAGAGAGACAGACTAAGTGTGAAGGCTCCTAGAGCTAGACTGCCTGGTTTCCAACATAGCTCCAGCATTtactagctgcgtgaccttgaatttaacctctctgtacttcaattttccatttttaaaatggggattatatGATACTACCTACTTCTTGGGGttgttttgtgaagattaaatgagttggtATCTACAAAGTGCTTgagacaatgcctggcacatagtaaaggTTAGCTCTTTAAAAATGTCTAGCAATGTCTACGAAGGAAATGTCTAGGAAGGGAAAGTCTAGGAagaaaattttctgtttatttttattaataacagCCATGAGAAGTTGAAAATTCCCAATTCTCAGACAAGCTTTGCACAGTATACATCTTAATGGGGAACCGTCTACCCAAAGTAAGCTAACCCTAGCAGGGAAAGACTCAAAGCAGATGAGTGTTAGAAACAGTCTGCATGTTACATGTGTGCTCTCTGACTTCCATTTCCAAGAACAATatacaagtttgtttttttaattccttaattTAGATTTTTGGTATAAGAAATTAAGATTTAACAACATTTATAAGACTACAGGCCACAATGATAAAGTACCCTTCTTCAAAGATATAAACACCCTGCAACGGATCCTCAAGGTATCTTACCCAGTAGGTATCTGTCTCTgtagtcttttatatttatatccagTGGTTATTTTACTACTTAACAAGGGGCAAGTCTTGGCATTCCTTGCTGTCAGTTGAAGACATGCACATTTTGTTCTAAAAGGCAACGGATGGAGAAGTCAGAATAAAAAAGCACCAAGTTAAGAGACTATCTTGACAAAAGTGTAAAGGATGTAATTGTATTTAGAATAGTTGTTTGGTTCATGGACTGTTAGACTTCTTCCCTAAATAAAAAAGACCTCTTTGAAAGACAACATCTaccaaaaatttataaataattataaactgCCCTGTACCTCTATTTGCTCATGAAATACTTAACTTTATGAGTTTTCTCTAACTTTTCAAAAtgaattcctttcatttcctattCTGCAAAACCTTCTTTGTAAAAATTCTCCTATGTCTACTCTCTTACAATGGATAAACTTATATGTGTCAAACTCAAAGGGCATATTGCATATGTCTTGTATTATCTCTCCCTCCAGTGACATGAAAATAAATTGGGGAGATTGATGCTGGGTATCTGGCTACTACAATCTGTTTTTCATAACATTGCTAAGCAGTAAACATGCAACCATAAAAAAattttcccgggcttccctggtggcacagtggttgagagtctgcctgccgatgcaggggacacgggttcgtgccccagtccgggaagatcccacatgccacagagcggctaggcccgtgagccatggccgctgagcctgcgcgtccggagcctgtgctccgcaacgggagaggccacaacagtgagaggcccgcatactgcaaaaaaaaaaaaaaaaaatttccctctaaCTATTTAGATAACTATCTAACATGACAGGGACTTGTAAATCGATAGGGAGTAAAGAACCTGGTTATCTCGGCTATAAACTAGGTATGTAACCACTGGTAAGCTGGTTAAAATCTCTGAATCCTGTCTCGTATGTTGAATGGTAAGTGACTTTAAGGTCTTTTCCTCTATGATTTGCTTCTGCATTTCTCTGTTTATACACAATACATGTCAGAGTGGTAACTACTGTttgcaacagaaaaaaacaagcaataaattcattaatttggATTCTATTTACAGACGAAGAAATCTACTGTTGCTTTTTTTAGTATGACTTTGCAAAgtttaaaaagtacagaaaaacacaaacaataatACAATAAACACTCATATTTTGACCATATAGAATTAGCTGTCATCATTTTGTCTAGTCCTtttagttgacccttgaacaatgagtttgaactgcatgggtcaacttatacatggatttttttcaagagTAAATACCACAGTACTACACGATTCACGGTTGGTTGAATGCTCGGATGTGGAACTACAGATGTGGAACCCCttatatggagggccaactatgttatatgttatattttctattgcATGGAGGGTCAGCAGctctaacccctgcattgttcaagggccaactgtaatttaaaacatatatactgtatatatgatcttccttaaaaaaaaaaaaaaaggcattacaGATAAAACTAAACTCTCAAGAGGTTTGGTGAGGCATCCTTTATActttttacatacatatttatctacaaacaatatattgtatttttttaaaaagtactatagTTATTATCCTACAACTTTTTTCATTCAATATGTTTTTGAGACCCATCTGTGTTATATACAAATCTAGTTATTTCCTTTTAACTTTTCCACAGCATTTAGATTACAATTAAGTTGCTTGGTATACAATTAAGTTGCTTCTAGTTTTCAATACACCAAAAATGCTACAACATCCTTATTCTTATGCACATGTGTAAGCATCTCTAGGGTAgtagctttcaaatatttttgactaTGACtcacagtaagaaatatattttcttcacaaTCCTACAGAGGCAtgcatatttatatgtgtatgcatacaaGCAGAAATAACAGTGGCATGAAGTACCTTATCATGTGTGATGCACATGGGTACCTTctatatgatttaatttttaaaatgctagttACAAGTGATTTTACATCCTACTAAACCTGTAGCTTGAAAAACAATGCTCTAGATAGACTTAAAAGTACTATTGCTAGAAAGCAGTTATGCATGTCTTCAACTGCTGTGTAATTGTGTAagaaccctcctccctccccacaaatgACCATCTGGGTTGGTACAGAATTCTAGTTTTACCTTTATTTTCCGTCAGCATTTTAAGCTAATATGCctcctttttgtcttctttctgatgAAAAGTGTGCTGTCAATctattcttcctcttttctatCTGATAGTGTGAGATTTACTCTTTGCCCTAGATACTTTTTAAGTTGCATCATGATATATTTAGATATAGTtatcttattttccatttctagtaTACAGTGGGCTTTTTCACTCTGAAGACTCCTGTCTTTCttcaattctggaaaattctcagctattATCTCTGAACAATGCTCTTTTCTTCTCAGATGTATGttagaatttttcatttatcCTCCATATTTTTTAACCTGTAAATTTATTTTCCCCATATCTTTATCTCTTTGCATTCTGAGGGAATCTCTTTAGTTTTGCCTTGCAATTCACTAATTCTTTCTCCAGCTCTACCAATGCTTACCATTTAGTCCatctatttagtttttatttcaatgaccatatattttatttcccataTTTCCAAATGGTTCTTTTACATATAcagtatacttaaaaaataatctccttttcttgttttatggatGCTAATATTTTATCTCTTTGGACATTTTAAACATAcctattttaaagtctctttcagTCAGATTCTACATTTACCTCTGATTCTTCAGGTGTGAATGCTGCCAGTTGTTGGGACTTATGCTGCCTTCATGGTCCTAAATGTCTTCGTGTGTTCTGACTGTTTGAAATCATACTTTTCGTGGAATTTACTCCTGGGTGCTCCTCTACACTGGCTGCTTTCCTCATTGCTCTGGCTCTGACCTATGGGTTTCACAGCTCTAAACCCAGTTGTTATTAACACAATTCCAGGCCCTGTGAGTTATTAGCCTGCTTCCCAGCATTGTGCAGGTCCCTGTTTCTGTCCCCCAAAAGAGCTCAGCGCCCACTCTCTGCCATGCATGGGACATGTTTAATTCCCATCCTGTCAGGATTAGAATCCCTGGCCCCAGTGCTCATGTCCAATTCCAGATCCCAGTGGGCTTCAGCTTTTGCTTATTTTGTGACTTCTCTTGTAATTTCTGACCAAtagatgaaaatatatatgctGGTGGTGCACGTTACATGGGGGTTACTTTCTACAGTCTAAGGCAAAAATCACAAACAgtcaaaattattctttaaaaaaccccactaaaCTGACCATAAAGTATAGTAAACACTGTCCAACAGTTAGTTTTTTTCCTCCATCACTGAAAGAGATTGGGCTTGGCCAGATGTAGATGGGTTACGTTTAGAGGCAATGCTGAAAAAACAACAACTTATATTTAAACAGAATAAAACTTGGCACAGTGAGAGGTTTCCTCTATGACAGATCTAAAGGAACTGAGCCAAACTGAGGTAACAGCAGATTGATATCTCACACTCCTTCTGAGAGGATGGTGAGaactatgtatataatttaaattatttctctttatctctctcatgctttttctttttcctagtaAAGGCAGCTAAATTTGCATTAAATTAAATGTACATATAATGCAAGTCCGCTCTACATATGCAAACCTACAAATACCAATAAATTACACAccctgaaaaaaaatgtttttcacagtCTTAATATATtagaacatgttttcatttttttttatggaatgTCAATTTTATGATCAGGAGAGGCACCATTAACTTTCTAAAAAAAGTAGCAAGGAAATGATTTGCAAAAGTAAAATACAACATATAACATAATGGTTAAGAGCAcgggttcaaattctggttcttAAATTTGTTGACCTTACACTTGGCTTCtcaacttcctcatttgtaacatg is a window of Delphinus delphis chromosome 18, mDelDel1.2, whole genome shotgun sequence DNA encoding:
- the LOC132413902 gene encoding histone-lysine N-methyltransferase SETDB2 isoform X3 codes for the protein MGEKNGDAKTFWMELEDDGKVDFIFEQVQNVLQSLKRKIKDGSATNKEYIQAMILVKEATINNNSTLIRDHTSVTQNAQENKSSSLPSTSHEDSFPEDYTSLSTENKEIPPLENKVADFREKESSSNLSYQKHDCSSACLMKMPLTFKGENPLQLPIKCHFQRRHAKTNSHSSALHVSYKTPCGRSLRNMEEVFRYLLETECNFLFTDNFSFNTYVQLTRNYPRQEEIVSDTDISNGVESVPISFCNEIDNRKLPQFKYRKTMWPRAYYLNSFSNMFTDSCDCSEGCIDITKCACLQLTARNAKTCPLLSSKITTGYKYKRLQRQIPTGIYECSLLCKCNRRMCQNRVVQHGPQVRLQVFKTEKKGWGVRCLDDIDRGTFVCIYSGRLLSRSNTENSDAIDENGKEENIMKNMFSKKRKIEVADCEVEVIPLELETYPRSAVTEECPPKLHNNPKEPIIEMKCNNISRIQYHSVIRSPKTKTASIQHNGEKMGFTSSESVTSEDNGGFKPTQVHLNSKAKEMREDSSSNQAEDSEDNPVIESDVIDITKCREETPPGGRCHQTVTLDDQNEIQIQKPQEEKSPACQNQQVSCDKELPSETKNTSSDSLKKFNKGSVFLLDATKEGNVGRFLNHSCCPNLLVQNVFVETHDRNFPLVAFFTNRVNA